The Polyangium mundeleinium genome contains the following window.
CGGGATGTAGATCACGTGCTGAGGCGTGATCTGACCGAAGTCCGGCACGTCAGTCGCCCCCGCTCTTCGCGCGCGCCTTCTGGAGGGCCGCTTCCAGCGTCTCGATCCGCCGGTCGAGCCGACGCTGCCGTCGGAACATCGACGCGACGAACACGAGGACCACGATCCAGATGACCGCGTACGCCTCGACGAGCAGCTTCTCGCCGCTCTGCATCTGGTTGCCGCCCTCGACCGCGCGAAACGTCGTCGAGCGATCGTCGGCCGTCCCCTGGCCCGCCGTCCCCGGCGCTTGTTGTCCTGCTTGATCCGCCGACATCGTCTACTCCTCACCCACGCCGAGCTCGAGCGCCTCTTCTTCGGCCTCACTCAGCCGCGCCGCTGCGAGCTCGATCCGCACGCGCGTCCAGATCAACACCACCGCGAGCAACGTGAACGTCAAGAACCCGAGCATGAGCGCGAGCTTCATGTCCGGATGCTTGAGCCCGCCGCCGCCCGACGTGATCACCTTCGGGTGGTTGCCGCCCCACTTCTGCACCGAGTAGTGGATGATCGGCAGGTTCGCCGCGCCGAGCACCCCGAGCGCCGCCGCGAACTTCCGCTCCGAATCACCGTCGCCCGCGAACGCCCGCATGACCACGTACGCCACGTAAATCAGCACCGAGAGCAGCGCCGTCGTGAGCCGCGGATCCCAGGTCCAGTACACGCCCCAGGCCTTCGCGCCCCAGAGCGCCCCGGTCACGAGCACGAGCACGCCCATCGCCACGGCGCACTCCGCGCCCGCACGCGCGAGTGCGTCCCAGCCGCGTGTCCCGCGGGCGAGGTACCCCGCCGAACCGAGGAAACACACGGCGGCCCCGACGTACATCGAGTACGCGATGGGCACGTGGAAGTAGAAGATCTTCTGGACGATGCCCATCGTCGACTCGACGGGCGCCTTGAAGAAGATCACCTGGAGCGTGATCAGAAACGCAGCCGCGCAGAGGGCGAGCACCGTGTAGAAGCCAACGTCCCCCAGGGAGCGAGAGCCGGACGTTTCGACTTTCGTTCCGGCTGCCAGAGCTTCGGTCGTCGCCATGGTGAGCGGCAACGGTAGTGGCAAGGTCGCGGGTGTTCAAGGACCCACACCTCCGCGTCGCACGGCCCCTCCTGGAAAGTATCCCTCGGCGACGAGCTGATCTAGACTCGCGTCCGAGCCGCGATCCCCATGGCCCCCATTCGCCCCGAGCAAGCTCCGGCAGATGTACAGGCCGACGTCCCCGCGTTCCGTCCCGGTACCATCGTCGACGGTCGCTACCGCGTCCTCCGGCTCATCGGAGGCGGCGGCAACGGCCTCGTGCACGAGGTCGAGCACGTCCGCACCGGCCAGCGCCTGGCCCTCAAGTCCCTGCTCGATCCGACGACGTACCAGCGCCTCGAACAAGAGGCGCGCGCGACGAGCCTGCTGAAGAGCCCGCGCGCGGTGAAGATCGTCGACATGGGCATGAGCCCGACCGAGGGCCCGTACCTCGTGATGGAGCTGCTCGCCGGGCAGAGCCTGCGCGAGCTCTTGCACGAGGCGGGGCAGCTCCCGCTCGAGCTCACGGTCAACGTCGCGCTGCAGGTCGGCGAGTGCCTCGCCGAGGCGCATACGCAGGGCATCGTCCACCGTGATCTCAAGCCCGACAACATTCACCTCGGCCCGGGCCCGAGCCCCGGCGTCTACGACGTCAAGCTCCTCGACTTCGGCATCGTCAAGATCGCCAGCGACGCGCCCGTCCCCGGCGGCTCGCTCACGCGCACGGGCTCCACGGTCGGCACGCCGTACTACATGAGCCTGGAGCAGCTCCGGAACCCCTCGGGCGTCGACGGCCGCAGCGATCTCTACTCGCTCGGCGTCGTGCTTTACGAGTGCTTGACCGGCCGCAAGCCCTACGACGCGGACACCATCGGCGACCTCGTCTTCGCGCTCTGCTCGGGCCCGCCCACGGACATCGCGCGGCTGCGCCCCGATCTGCCGCAGCCCGTGGGCAAGGCGATCATGCGCGCGCTCGCGCCCGACCGCGACGATCGACAAGGCAGCGTGCTCGACCTCTGCCGCGAGCTCGCGCCGTTCGGCGATCGTTCCCTCTCCGCGTGGATGAACGAGCCGTCGCGCCCCGCCGCGCCCGAACCGCCGCGCCCCTCGCACGCAGGGCCTTTCGGCGGTGCGCCGACGCCCTCGGGCCTGCGGTCGATCCCGTCCAGCGAAGCGACCCAAGCCTTCCCGCTGCCCGACGGCCCCATGCCGCCGATCGACGAGCTCACGCCGTCCTTGCCGTCGAGCCCGGGACACGACGACGACGACGAGCCCGCCGAGCGGCGCGACACGCCCACGACGTTCTACGTCAAACCCGAACTGCCTGAACGCGCGCCCGACAGCGAGAAGACGCGCATGCTCGTCGAGCCGAGCCGCGGGCAACGCCAGTACGCGATCCCGTCGGAGAACATCGACGACCCGCCGACGGCGCCTGTCAAGCCGGGCGACTTCGCGGCCGCGAAAAACACGTTCGGCCCGGGCAACAAGTACGCGAAGACGGCGCCGATCGACACGAGCCAGTTCCCCGAGCTCCAGAACCTGCCGCCGCTCGGCCAGTTTGGTCCTCCAAATCCGGGCGGCTTCGGGGCGCCCACGCCGACGGGCTCCGGCGTCTACGCGGCGCCGCCTCCTGGCATGATGGGCCAGCCTGGGATGCCGCCGGGCATGTTCCGCCCGCCGCCCATGCCGGGCCAGCTCATGACCTCGCAGAGCAACCTGCCGGCCGTGAACATCCCCGGCACGACGGGCCCCTTGCCCATGGGCCCCGGCGCGCCGCCCCCGTGGATGGCGCGGGCCGGTCAGCCCACGCTGGCGCCTCCGCCGCCCGCGGGCGGCGGCCTCGCGGCGCTCGTGAATTTCTGGCAAAACGCCCCGCCGCGCACGCAGCTCGCCATTGCGGTGGGCAGCGCGAGTGGCCTCGTCGCGCTCCTGCTCATCCTGCTCTGGATCATCGTCCGCTAGCAGGGGGCTGATAAACTTGCTGCGCGCCCCGAATCGTCGGTCGGGCTCCTCGGAATACTGAAGTATTCCTGCGTCGCCCTCCCTAGCTTCGAGGCGCTCGCTGCGTTTCTCAGCCCCCTGCTCAAAGGCCGTCGGGCGCGATCGCGTCCCAGCCGGTGGCTTTGGCGAGCCGGCTCATCGCGAGATCGAGCTCCATCGTCGCGTTCATCAAGTTGAACCGGTTCGTCGCGAACGCCTTCGCGGCATCGAGGACGTCTTTCTCCTCGCGCGTCCCAACATCGATGCCTTGCTGCACCGTGACCAGCCACTTCCGGGCGTACGACACGGCCTTCGAATACGCGTCCACGCGCCTTTGCCAGTCGACGACCTCGGCGTAGGCCGTCTCCACCTCGACCCCCGCGCCGCCGAGCGCGAGTTTTTCCGTCGCGCGCATTTCTTCGAGCTGCGCCTCGGCGTACTTGATGCGGGCCGATTGCGGCAGGAAATCGAGCTTCCACTGGAACGTGATGGCCGCGCCGTACCAGAAGAAGTTCGCCGTATCCGAGCCGAACGGGTTGATCTGGTTCGCCACCTCGGGCGCCCGCGCATACCCCGCGTTCAAGCCGAGCCCGATATCGGGGAAGAGCTGCGCCCGCGCCACCTCGACCTGCGCGCGCCGCGCTTGCACGCCGGCCCGCGCCATCGCGAGCTCCGGCCGATGCAGCCGCGCCGCCGTCAGGTACCGCGACACGTGCCCGAGCTTGTGGGTCGGCGGCTTGAGCGGCACGTCGGGAATGTCGAGCTCCGGGATGCCCGTGAAAAACCTGAGCCCCGCGAGCGTCACCGACGTGTACCGCGTGACCTCGGCCTCGCGCACTTCGAGCTCGGCCGTGTACGTCTGCAGCTTGAAGAGCTCGATCGGATCGCCCTCGTCCTCCTCGATCGACGCCTTCATCTTGCCGATGGCCTTGTCGATCGCCGCGCGCACGTCCTTGAGGAGCAGGGCACCGTCGCGCGCGAGCTGCAGGCCGAAATAGGCCCGGCGCACGTCGAGGCGCACGGCGTCGCGCTCCTTCTCGACGTTCGCCTTGTTCACCTCGACGTTCGCCTCGGCCGCCTCCCACAGGTTCGTGATCTTGCCGAAGGTCCAGAGCGGCACGACCCCGTCGACGCTGGCCCTCCATGCGAGCCCGAGGCTGCTCGTCAGCGACACGTCCGTGTTCGGGCTGAACATGTTGTTGCCGAGCACCGTCGGCGCGAGACCCACGCCGCCGGTCATGCGGAACTGGCTGAACGGCGCGCGGTGGGCCTCG
Protein-coding sequences here:
- a CDS encoding CcmD family protein; the protein is MSADQAGQQAPGTAGQGTADDRSTTFRAVEGGNQMQSGEKLLVEAYAVIWIVVLVFVASMFRRQRRLDRRIETLEAALQKARAKSGGD
- a CDS encoding serine/threonine-protein kinase; the protein is MAPIRPEQAPADVQADVPAFRPGTIVDGRYRVLRLIGGGGNGLVHEVEHVRTGQRLALKSLLDPTTYQRLEQEARATSLLKSPRAVKIVDMGMSPTEGPYLVMELLAGQSLRELLHEAGQLPLELTVNVALQVGECLAEAHTQGIVHRDLKPDNIHLGPGPSPGVYDVKLLDFGIVKIASDAPVPGGSLTRTGSTVGTPYYMSLEQLRNPSGVDGRSDLYSLGVVLYECLTGRKPYDADTIGDLVFALCSGPPTDIARLRPDLPQPVGKAIMRALAPDRDDRQGSVLDLCRELAPFGDRSLSAWMNEPSRPAAPEPPRPSHAGPFGGAPTPSGLRSIPSSEATQAFPLPDGPMPPIDELTPSLPSSPGHDDDDEPAERRDTPTTFYVKPELPERAPDSEKTRMLVEPSRGQRQYAIPSENIDDPPTAPVKPGDFAAAKNTFGPGNKYAKTAPIDTSQFPELQNLPPLGQFGPPNPGGFGAPTPTGSGVYAAPPPGMMGQPGMPPGMFRPPPMPGQLMTSQSNLPAVNIPGTTGPLPMGPGAPPPWMARAGQPTLAPPPPAGGGLAALVNFWQNAPPRTQLAIAVGSASGLVALLLILLWIIVR
- a CDS encoding TolC family protein, producing MAQRSIRRWFLGAALSLGLLALPAPAEAADKVVYDLGKILEIAERNHPNVLAARARLAQVRAQLDEAHRAPFSQFRMTGGVGLAPTVLGNNMFSPNTDVSLTSSLGLAWRASVDGVVPLWTFGKITNLWEAAEANVEVNKANVEKERDAVRLDVRRAYFGLQLARDGALLLKDVRAAIDKAIGKMKASIEEDEGDPIELFKLQTYTAELEVREAEVTRYTSVTLAGLRFFTGIPELDIPDVPLKPPTHKLGHVSRYLTAARLHRPELAMARAGVQARRAQVEVARAQLFPDIGLGLNAGYARAPEVANQINPFGSDTANFFWYGAAITFQWKLDFLPQSARIKYAEAQLEEMRATEKLALGGAGVEVETAYAEVVDWQRRVDAYSKAVSYARKWLVTVQQGIDVGTREEKDVLDAAKAFATNRFNLMNATMELDLAMSRLAKATGWDAIAPDGL
- a CDS encoding cytochrome c biogenesis protein, with the translated sequence MLALCAAAFLITLQVIFFKAPVESTMGIVQKIFYFHVPIAYSMYVGAAVCFLGSAGYLARGTRGWDALARAGAECAVAMGVLVLVTGALWGAKAWGVYWTWDPRLTTALLSVLIYVAYVVMRAFAGDGDSERKFAAALGVLGAANLPIIHYSVQKWGGNHPKVITSGGGGLKHPDMKLALMLGFLTFTLLAVVLIWTRVRIELAAARLSEAEEEALELGVGEE